A window from Manduca sexta isolate Smith_Timp_Sample1 chromosome 24, JHU_Msex_v1.0, whole genome shotgun sequence encodes these proteins:
- the LOC119190421 gene encoding uncharacterized protein LOC119190421 has translation MQLTNMRQLAVFLGYLVAQVKTYPTQGWPMYPQMSREYTDDEYYYAPKIQYYYDAPAINVPEVHGQVPYPYFYDPYGHFTENEAPKRQEERLAALPIGQETWFESDTTPRWRTNDIDDVSAAFLDNLILTQMAQDAQRRRENARAAFPPVDYEERDVEDEDVRELKALAGKPLYHVPKTVPRYDEDDYASDDGFINWNSNKRSVTTAAPILSTDSTNTGQKEIVVPRPGQSFQNQGKHAKRNDFYETIAQLLENKSINTNTQGTDKERRIKKRFVAGDSDLVLELRGLKHRIAT, from the exons ATGCAACTAACGAACATGAG GCAATTAGCAGTCTTCCTTGGCTACTTAGTAGCGCAAGTAAAGACCTATCCTACGCAAGGGTGGCCTATGTACCCACAAATGTCACGAGAATATACGGACGATGAATATTACTACGCTCCCAAAATACAATACTATTACGATGCTCCAGCAATTAATGTACCCGAAGTACACGGTCAAGTTCCATACCCCTATTTCTATGATCCTTATGGTCATTTCACGGAAAATGAAGCGCCTAAAAGACAAGAGGAGAGACTTGCGGCTCTTCCAATCGGACAGGAGACATGGTTTGAGAGCGACACCACGCCCCGCTGGAGAACTAACGACATTGATGACGTCAGTGCTGCGTTCCTCGACAATTTAATTCTCACACAAATGGCTCAAGACGCACAAAGACGGCGCGAAAATGCCCGAGCAGCGTTTCCGCCTGTTGATTATGAGGAACGAGATGTCGAGGACGAAGACGTCAGAGAATTGAAAGCTCTAGCAGGCAAACCATTGTATCACGTACCGAAAACTGTTCCTCGATACGACGAAGATGATTATGCTTCCGATGACGGATTTATCAACTGGAATAGTAACAAGAGGAGCGTTACCACTGCGGCACCTATTCTCAGCACGGATTCAACTAATACGGGTCAGAAAGAAATAGTCGTGCCACGACCGGGACAATCATTTCAAAATCAGGGCAAGCATGCAAAAAGGAATGACTTTTACGAAACCATTGCACAATTACTGGAGAACAAATCTATCAATACCAATACCCAA GGTACTGACAAGGAAAGAAGAATCAAAAAACGATTCGTAGCCGGCGATTCGGACCTTGTGCTTGAACTGAGGGGTTTAAAACATCGCATTGCCACTTAA
- the LOC119190422 gene encoding synaptic vesicle 2-related protein-like, which translates to MRRAKGYQDLDDSAVGPRSPASMPPPQEIEMASVTVVPDDTFTVTQAVNALGFGWFQVKLSLCTGLCWMADSMEMTILSILSPALHCEWNISKYQQALTTTVVFMGMMLSSTFWGNISDRYGRKTALCMCGVLLFYYGLLSSIAPNFLWLLFLRGLVGFAIGCVPQSVTLYAEFLPTKQRAKCVVLLDCFWALGACLEVALALVVMPTLGVHWLLALSTIPLLIFALICPWLPESARFHVASGEPDRALATLEQIAQDNGRPMLLGRLVCDDSVGIGQRGRLKHLLIPHLRNTSLLLWFIWMSCAFCYYGLVLMATELFEAKPGDLEEACAADCRPLQTTDYMDLLWTTLAEFPGIFATIFIIERFGRKRTMATQFIIFAICVCVLIYNSSRTFLTCMLFLARGIIAGLFQAAYVYTPEVYPTALRATAVGACSGVARLGAMITPYVAQVLLKNSIVIATGVYSLAAILAAGACLALPIETKGREMRDTVTGTS; encoded by the exons ATGCGCCGTGCAAAAGGATATCAGGATTTGGACGACAGTGCTGTGGGCCCTCGGTCGCCAGCTTCTATGCCACCACCTCAGGAAATAGAAATGGCATCAGTGACAGTCGTCCCCGACG ATACATTTACTGTGACACAAGCTGTAAATGCTCTGGGATTTGGTTGGTTTCAAGTGAAGCTATCGCTATGTACAGGTTTGTGTTGGATGGCAGACTCCATGGAAATGACAATATTGAGCATTTTGTCACCAGCATTGCACTGTGAATGGAATATTAGCAA ATACCAACAAGCATTAACAACTACAGTGGTTTTTATGGGTATGATGCTGAGCTCTACATTTTGGGGAAATATAAGTGACCGTTATGGAAGAAAAACT GCTCTATGCATGTGCGGTGTACTACTATTTTATTACGGTCTGCTGAGTTCAATAGCACCTAATTTCCTTTGGCTTTTATTCTTAAGAGGTCTTGTTGGTTTCGCTATAGGATGCGTACCGCAATC tgTTACCTTATATGCAGAATTTCTACCAACAAAACAAAGGGCAAAATGTGTTGTCCTGCTTGAT TGTTTCTGGGCGCTGGGCGCTTGTTTGGAAGTGGCTCTTGCATTGGTCGTAATGCCAACATTAGGAGTGCATTGGCTCTTGGCATTATCCACAATACCTCTCCTGATTTTTGCTCTTATATGCCCA tggtTACCAGAGTCTGCTAGATTTCACGTTGCAAGTGGTGAACCTGACCGTGCGCTAGCTACACTTGAACAG atagcgCAAGACAACGGTCGACCGATGTTATTAGGACGCCTCGTGTGCGATGATTCTGTTGGCATCGGGCAGCGCGGACGACTGAAACATCTACTCATACCGCATTTGAGGAATACCAGTTTATTACTGTGGTTTATATG GATGTCGTGTGCGTTTTGCTATTACGGCTTGGTGTTGATGGCGACGGAGTTGTTTGAAGCGAAACCGGGGGATTTGGAAGAAGCTTGTGCTGCCGACTGCCGTCCGTTACAGACTACAGACTACATGGACTTGTTGTGGACTACATTAGCCGAGTTCCCTG GTATATTtgcaacaatattcataattgaaAGATTTGGACGAAAAAGAACGATGGccacacaatttattatatttgctatCTGCGTATGTGTGCtgatatacaa TTCCAGTCGAACTTTCTTAACGTGTATGCTGTTCCTGGCGCGAGGAATCATTGCTGGCCTGTTCCAAGCTGCTTATGTATATACACCggag GTGTACCCGACGGCGCTGCGAGCCACGGCGGTGGGCGCGTGCAGCGGCGTGGCGCGGCTCGGCGCCATGATCACTCCCTACGTGGCGCAG GTGctgttaaaaaattcaatagtcATAGCTACCGGTGTGTATTCTCTGGCGGCTATCTTGGCAGCGGGTGCTTGTTTGGCGTTGCCAATCGAAACGAAAGGCAGGGAAATGCGAGATACAGTCACAGGAACAAGTTAG